A region from the Polaribacter sp. Hel1_33_78 genome encodes:
- a CDS encoding alpha/beta fold hydrolase codes for MKNFKKRYIFYAVAVITIMLIKGAIYSDVSLEELKKEYTNEASQFIEIDGMQVHYRDEGQGFPIVLVHGTASSLHTWNDWTKDLKKKYRVIRMDLPAFGITGPNKNADYSIENYTYFLQQFLMKINVAKFHLAGNSLGGNIAWNYAAEHPEQIEKLILIDASGLPTNKPQPAVFKMAKTPVLSSLFLYVTPKFFIKKNMEEVYADNSKVTDAIITRYHKMALRVGNRQAFIDRAKTDFKLGAKANLEKLKSIQTPSLLIWGAQDSWIPLDNGKQMDRMLTNSKLVILENSGHVPMEENPAESLEALNGFLED; via the coding sequence ATGAAAAATTTTAAAAAGAGATATATTTTCTATGCAGTTGCAGTAATAACCATAATGCTAATAAAGGGCGCTATATACTCAGATGTTTCTTTAGAAGAATTAAAAAAGGAATACACAAACGAAGCTTCTCAATTTATAGAAATTGATGGAATGCAAGTACATTATAGAGACGAAGGGCAGGGTTTTCCGATTGTTTTAGTGCATGGTACTGCCTCTTCCTTGCATACTTGGAATGACTGGACAAAAGACCTCAAAAAAAAATATAGAGTTATTAGAATGGATTTGCCAGCATTCGGAATTACAGGTCCCAACAAAAATGCAGATTATTCCATAGAAAATTACACGTATTTTTTACAACAGTTTTTGATGAAAATAAATGTTGCTAAATTTCATTTGGCAGGTAATTCTTTAGGAGGTAATATTGCGTGGAACTATGCCGCTGAACATCCTGAACAAATAGAAAAATTGATTTTAATTGATGCAAGTGGTTTACCAACAAATAAACCACAGCCTGCTGTATTTAAGATGGCAAAAACACCTGTGTTAAGTTCCTTGTTTTTGTATGTTACACCGAAGTTTTTTATTAAAAAAAATATGGAAGAAGTATATGCAGATAATAGTAAGGTTACAGATGCTATAATTACGCGGTATCACAAAATGGCTTTGAGAGTGGGTAACAGACAAGCCTTTATAGACAGAGCAAAAACTGATTTTAAATTAGGGGCAAAAGCAAATTTAGAAAAACTAAAAAGCATACAAACTCCTTCATTATTAATTTGGGGAGCTCAAGATTCTTGGATTCCATTGGATAATGGCAAACAAATGGACCGTATGCTAACAAATTCTAAATTAGTTATTTTAGAAAATTCTGGTCATGTGCCTATGGAAGAAAATCCAGCTGAAAGTTTGGAGGCTTTGAATGGTTTTCTGGAGGATTAG
- a CDS encoding cyclase family protein yields MKAIIEYNSRKIQIDVSKPLDISIPIDTSKKNVNAWYIEDPKIAPEKIDDYEVSVANGAVVNFNTIHFNPHAHVTHTECVGHITEKVHSINKNLKHYFFVAEVVTIAPLHHNGDFLIGVKQLRTALRNKKRDAIVIRTLPNLEDKKSMQYSNTNPTYLSEKGAIYLREKGIKHLLIDLPSVDKEKDEGKLLAHNAFWNTAGEVRMDATITELIYVPNTVEDGEYLLNLMIAPFENDATPSKPMLYKIMK; encoded by the coding sequence ATGAAAGCAATTATTGAATACAACTCAAGAAAAATACAAATCGATGTATCAAAACCTCTAGATATTTCTATACCTATAGATACTTCAAAAAAAAATGTAAATGCTTGGTATATCGAGGATCCAAAAATTGCTCCTGAAAAAATAGATGATTATGAAGTAAGTGTTGCAAATGGTGCAGTAGTTAATTTTAATACCATTCATTTTAATCCTCATGCACATGTTACACATACAGAATGTGTAGGGCATATCACTGAAAAAGTGCATTCTATTAATAAAAACTTAAAACATTATTTCTTTGTTGCTGAGGTAGTTACAATAGCTCCTTTGCATCATAATGGAGATTTTCTAATTGGAGTAAAACAATTGAGAACTGCCTTGCGAAACAAGAAACGGGATGCTATCGTAATTCGTACATTGCCCAATTTAGAGGATAAAAAGAGTATGCAGTATTCAAATACAAATCCAACGTATTTATCTGAAAAAGGGGCTATCTATTTAAGAGAAAAAGGAATTAAACACTTGTTAATTGATCTCCCTTCTGTAGATAAAGAAAAAGATGAAGGAAAATTATTGGCTCATAATGCTTTTTGGAATACAGCAGGAGAAGTAAGAATGGATGCCACAATTACAGAGCTTATATACGTTCCAAATACTGTTGAAGATGGTGAGTATCTATTGAATTTAATGATTGCTCCTTTTGAAAATGATGCTACACCCAGTAAGCCCATGCTATATAAAATTATGAAGTAA